The proteins below are encoded in one region of Methanosarcina barkeri 3:
- a CDS encoding fumarate hydratase, giving the protein MSTKINRESFIRSIADLLRKAEIELPDDVVNALRKAEAAEKNQVAKSQLQAILKNLEIAKKYRVPMCQDTGIMIFFAEIGSEFQSSFDLEAAIREAVVLATAEIPLRPNAVDPLTRKNSGNNLGVGIPDIHWKIVPGNRLKITAAPKGAGSENMSVLRMFNPTETGSIKNFVLETVVNAGGMPCPPLTIGVGIGGSFDAAARLAKEALLEPLDVPMEGLEREIFEAVNALGIGCMGLGGSTTALAVRVKTAHCHTASLPVAVNIQCWANRHASVVFGGDE; this is encoded by the coding sequence TTGTCTACAAAAATTAACCGTGAAAGTTTTATCCGGTCTATAGCAGACCTTTTAAGAAAAGCGGAAATCGAGCTTCCTGATGATGTAGTGAATGCGCTCAGGAAAGCTGAGGCTGCAGAAAAAAATCAGGTTGCAAAATCCCAGCTTCAGGCAATCCTGAAGAACCTTGAAATTGCAAAAAAGTACAGGGTTCCTATGTGCCAGGATACTGGCATCATGATCTTTTTTGCGGAAATCGGGAGCGAATTTCAGTCGAGTTTTGACCTTGAGGCTGCAATCAGGGAAGCAGTAGTCCTTGCAACAGCTGAAATTCCTCTTCGGCCGAATGCAGTTGATCCTCTGACCCGAAAGAACAGCGGAAATAATTTAGGGGTTGGAATTCCGGATATTCACTGGAAAATTGTTCCCGGAAACCGGTTGAAGATCACGGCTGCTCCTAAGGGCGCAGGTTCGGAAAATATGAGTGTATTGCGTATGTTTAACCCTACTGAAACCGGAAGCATCAAAAACTTCGTGCTCGAAACCGTAGTGAATGCCGGAGGAATGCCCTGTCCTCCTCTGACCATAGGAGTCGGTATAGGGGGTTCGTTTGATGCGGCAGCCAGGCTTGCAAAAGAAGCCCTGCTTGAGCCTCTTGACGTCCCGATGGAAGGACTTGAAAGAGAGATCTTTGAGGCTGTAAACGCCCTTGGGATAGGCTGTATGGGGCTTGGCGGCAGCACAACTGCCCTTGCAGTACGCGTGAAAACTGCTCACTGCCACACTGCGTCCCTTCCGGTTGCAGTAAATATCCAGTGCTGGGCGAATCGACATGCTTCGGTTGTGTTTGGAGGGGATGAATAA
- the cysK gene encoding cysteine synthase A, with amino-acid sequence MGQIYSDITWTIGNTPLVRLNHITEGLHADVLAKVESFNPMGSVKDRIGLAMVEKAELEGKIKKGTTVIEATSGNTGIALAGVCAARGYKLILVMPETMTVERRKLLKALGAELVLTSGTEGMKGAVNKAEQMAADDPELYFITQQFQNPANPEIHRRTTAEEIWRDTDGKADVIVAGVGTGGTITGIASVIKKRKPAFKAIAVEPAESPVLSGGSSGPHRIQGIGAGFVPDVLRLDLVDEVIKVTGDNAAATSRRLAKEEGILAGISSGAATYAALQVAAREEMSGRTIVVILPDTGERYLSTDLFD; translated from the coding sequence ATGGGACAAATATATTCCGATATAACCTGGACAATTGGTAATACACCTCTTGTCAGGTTAAACCATATAACAGAAGGTCTGCATGCTGATGTGTTAGCTAAAGTGGAGTCCTTTAACCCTATGGGGAGTGTGAAGGACAGAATAGGGCTGGCAATGGTTGAAAAAGCCGAACTTGAAGGGAAAATCAAAAAAGGTACTACTGTTATTGAAGCCACTAGCGGCAACACAGGTATTGCACTTGCAGGCGTTTGTGCTGCCCGTGGCTACAAGCTCATACTGGTTATGCCTGAAACAATGACGGTAGAAAGAAGAAAACTTTTAAAAGCGCTTGGAGCGGAACTTGTCCTGACCTCTGGAACGGAAGGAATGAAAGGAGCAGTCAATAAAGCCGAGCAGATGGCTGCTGACGACCCTGAACTTTATTTCATAACCCAGCAATTCCAGAATCCTGCAAACCCTGAAATTCACAGACGGACAACGGCCGAAGAAATCTGGAGAGACACGGACGGCAAAGCAGATGTCATTGTAGCAGGCGTGGGGACAGGCGGAACCATCACAGGCATTGCCAGTGTCATCAAAAAACGAAAACCTGCGTTTAAGGCGATCGCAGTCGAACCTGCCGAATCTCCTGTGCTCAGTGGTGGAAGCTCGGGCCCACACAGGATTCAAGGTATCGGTGCAGGTTTCGTTCCTGATGTACTCCGGCTTGACCTTGTAGATGAAGTGATCAAAGTAACCGGAGACAACGCTGCTGCCACATCCAGGCGCCTGGCAAAGGAAGAAGGCATCCTTGCAGGCATATCTTCAGGTGCTGCTACCTATGCTGCTCTGCAGGTTGCAGCCAGGGAAGAGATGAGCGGAAGGACAATTGTTGTAATTTTGCCGGACACGGGAGAACGTTATCTGAGCACTGACCTCTTTGACTGA
- a CDS encoding DUF2254 family protein has product MVDTIFHDVCFSQTDVESARSLISTIIQGEAAIIAIVFTLSLIAVQQTTSTYSPRVIDIFNDYKKNKPFFMLLCAYTFCIACSALLLKVITSEKNENIVTPSIEHYIWIVCALFILSIIVLLPYINFTLNMFKPTTLIKLLSENISKQSIEFAIELESSRNIDQSGQIKPIDDTIQPIVDVLQGAMKSYDYETTRYGLKIIEAKAIQILSDERYNTGKEAIAKRIIDNIRIIGIIATKQEMEKAVNDTVDTFFAIFECLIDREIYEPIDTLISALFTIGEQTINENIDTSTVYIFKKLTEIGIKSTDSNLKNVTENMIHLIARMTLEKISMENKQGIYQILCSGVCLEAFDSLGSICEKTAEKKWEFETSNLIYMLKIIGTSLFENTDIKGNADYLLDNLLSTLESITQNLIKNDLKKLVYNTTSIIHLIGKEAFVKNKRLTEVSCNLLDNISSEITHCSPEVNGERDTLRDKLILNIMTWEGELNKLLYTSSGTNYAQ; this is encoded by the coding sequence ATGGTAGACACAATATTTCATGATGTGTGTTTTTCCCAAACAGATGTGGAGAGTGCAAGGTCCTTAATAAGTACAATAATACAAGGCGAAGCGGCAATAATTGCTATAGTCTTTACATTAAGCCTCATTGCTGTTCAACAAACGACTTCAACTTATTCTCCACGTGTTATTGATATATTCAATGATTACAAGAAAAATAAGCCCTTTTTCATGCTACTTTGTGCATACACCTTTTGCATTGCGTGTAGTGCATTACTGCTAAAAGTTATCACGAGTGAAAAGAATGAGAACATAGTTACTCCATCTATTGAACATTACATTTGGATAGTATGTGCACTATTTATTTTATCAATTATTGTCTTGCTACCTTATATTAATTTCACGCTTAATATGTTTAAGCCTACTACTTTAATTAAACTGCTATCAGAGAACATAAGTAAACAATCTATCGAATTTGCCATAGAACTCGAAAGCTCAAGAAATATAGATCAAAGTGGTCAAATTAAACCTATTGATGATACGATCCAACCTATTGTGGATGTTTTACAAGGTGCGATGAAGTCTTATGATTATGAAACAACCAGATATGGATTGAAAATAATTGAAGCTAAAGCAATTCAAATTCTTAGCGATGAAAGATACAATACTGGTAAGGAAGCTATAGCAAAAAGAATTATTGATAACATAAGGATTATAGGCATTATTGCTACAAAACAGGAAATGGAAAAGGCGGTAAATGATACAGTAGATACTTTTTTTGCAATATTTGAATGTTTGATTGATAGAGAAATTTATGAACCTATAGATACCCTTATTTCAGCTCTTTTCACTATTGGAGAACAAACAATAAATGAGAATATAGATACATCCACAGTTTATATATTCAAAAAGTTAACCGAAATCGGGATAAAATCAACAGACTCAAATCTTAAAAATGTAACTGAAAATATGATTCATTTGATAGCAAGAATGACATTAGAAAAAATATCAATGGAAAATAAGCAAGGAATTTATCAAATTTTATGCTCCGGTGTTTGCCTAGAAGCATTTGACTCTCTTGGTAGTATCTGTGAAAAAACCGCTGAAAAAAAATGGGAATTTGAGACATCAAACTTGATATATATGCTTAAAATAATTGGAACATCACTATTCGAAAATACAGATATAAAAGGAAACGCGGATTATTTATTGGATAATCTGTTAAGCACACTTGAATCAATAACTCAAAATTTAATAAAAAACGACCTCAAAAAGTTAGTATATAATACGACTTCAATAATACATCTAATCGGAAAAGAAGCATTTGTAAAGAATAAACGTCTAACAGAAGTATCTTGTAACTTACTTGATAACATAAGTTCTGAAATAACTCACTGTTCACCAGAAGTAAACGGTGAGCGTGATACATTGCGTGATAAATTAATTCTTAATATTATGACTTGGGAAGGAGAATTAAACAAACTCCTATATACAAGTAGTGGAACAAACTATGCCCAATAA
- the cysE gene encoding serine O-acetyltransferase, giving the protein MGIREDIRTVFKKDPAARSTLEVICCYPGLHAIWVHRISHSLWERHFYFLARLLSHVSRMLTGIEIHPGAKLGRRVFIDHGSGVVIGETAEVGDDVLIYMGVVLGGTALERVKRHPTIESDVVIGSGAAVLGPITVGRGAKIGAGSVVIRPVPAGATVVGVPARVAEPHTPDSVGQLDHDKLPDPGLIVISQILDRLSRLEDQFKAHEEAVSGHEEIPQGTALKDEKIYSLLKDVIDPSVGMDIVELGLVKEIIVDGPNVEVNLVLTTTACPMIEYFKEQIRRKVLSAEGVEKVNVNILDEPWSWDRNKKKVGH; this is encoded by the coding sequence ATGGGAATCAGGGAAGATATCAGGACAGTTTTTAAAAAAGATCCTGCAGCAAGGTCTACGCTTGAGGTAATTTGCTGCTATCCGGGCCTGCATGCTATCTGGGTACATCGGATATCTCATTCGCTCTGGGAGAGACACTTTTATTTTCTGGCCCGTCTCCTCTCTCACGTTTCCAGGATGTTGACAGGTATTGAAATCCATCCGGGGGCAAAGCTCGGAAGGAGAGTTTTCATAGACCACGGGTCCGGAGTTGTGATCGGAGAAACTGCCGAGGTAGGCGATGACGTTCTGATATACATGGGAGTTGTCCTGGGGGGGACAGCTCTGGAAAGGGTAAAGCGTCATCCTACTATTGAAAGTGATGTTGTTATCGGTTCAGGAGCAGCCGTACTTGGACCGATTACTGTCGGAAGAGGAGCTAAAATCGGTGCCGGCTCGGTTGTCATCCGGCCGGTTCCAGCCGGAGCTACGGTTGTTGGAGTCCCTGCAAGGGTTGCAGAGCCACATACCCCGGATTCTGTAGGGCAACTTGACCACGATAAGCTTCCTGATCCCGGACTTATTGTGATAAGCCAGATACTTGACCGGCTGAGCAGGCTAGAAGATCAGTTTAAGGCACATGAAGAGGCAGTTTCCGGACATGAGGAAATTCCACAAGGAACAGCTCTTAAGGATGAGAAAATTTATTCCCTGCTAAAAGACGTGATCGACCCAAGTGTAGGGATGGATATTGTCGAACTGGGTCTGGTCAAGGAAATAATAGTCGACGGCCCAAATGTAGAAGTAAATCTTGTATTAACAACAACCGCCTGCCCTATGATCGAGTACTTTAAGGAACAGATCCGGCGAAAAGTCCTGAGTGCGGAAGGGGTAGAAAAGGTTAATGTCAATATCCTTGATGAGCCCTGGAGCTGGGACCGAAACAAAAAAAAGGTTGGTCATTAA